Proteins from a genomic interval of Desulfofustis limnaeus:
- a CDS encoding terminase small subunit, producing METITQLSPRQEQFAMEFVVTGNASEAYRRTYPRARNWKEGSVHVNASKLLSNANVQLRVEEFKEGARSRHGVIIDSVVAEYDAIIKMALEMKQPSPAIKAITKKAELYGLFDKHLRRGKDREIPKCSERIIVNFISPEDKLEDKRATSAQNRLL from the coding sequence ATGGAGACCATCACACAACTATCACCAAGGCAAGAACAATTCGCCATGGAGTTCGTGGTAACCGGCAACGCTTCAGAAGCATACCGAAGGACTTATCCACGCGCCCGTAACTGGAAAGAGGGTTCGGTACACGTAAACGCATCAAAGCTTCTGTCCAATGCTAATGTTCAGCTAAGGGTAGAAGAGTTCAAGGAAGGTGCAAGAAGCAGACATGGGGTAATCATTGACAGCGTGGTAGCTGAATACGATGCAATCATCAAAATGGCGCTAGAGATGAAGCAGCCTTCACCGGCAATAAAGGCAATCACCAAAAAAGCAGAGTTGTACGGTCTTTTCGATAAGCATCTACGACGAGGCAAGGACAGAGAAATCCCAAAATGCTCAGAGAGGATTATCGTCAATTTTATTAGTCCTGAGGACAAGCTTGAAGATAAGAGAGCGACATCTGCCCAAAACCGATTGCTCTAG